In the genome of Ziziphus jujuba cultivar Dongzao chromosome 10, ASM3175591v1, the window GTCGGTGTTATTGTAACCTAGGATAATAAAAATTATCTGACTACAAAGGCTTACAACAAACGCGAATTTCCTACCTATAACCTCACCTTTCTGCTTTTTGTTGTACAATTCTTTCTAAACTAAAGAAACTCTCTAGGAAGCCTTAAAAGTGGCTAAAATGCTTCGTGGGTATCAATTTCCAACTGTTATCTTGAGAGGAATTGGGAAGCTCGGACCTTTATGATCACAGCCGTGATACTAGGTGCAAGAGCGGTTCTTGTTTAGTGGGAGAAAAGGCAAGGTGGTTGTATCATGAATCATAATTGCTGATTTTCTATAAAAAGCTTTATGTGCATTCAAATCTTTGCTAATGTTTTCTacccttattatttttatatattaatttgtgcCGATCTATTGTAAGAGATTGATcgccttcttttcttctttatatatgtacatacatgCTTTCCATATTTATGTCATTTATGTTGCACTATCATGTTACAAACAAAGAAGTAATTGTTTGGCCTTATTAATATGCATTGTCATTTAGCTAATATGGTGTTCTTGTAAGTTGTAACAATAAGCCAGTGCCCATTTCTTTCAATAGATGCAGTTGGTGCTTAGTTTCCCCACAGACAAAAGAATCTTAATAACTTTAGATGTTTGCATTACATGTTTACGTGGTTCAGATTATTTAATGTGTTTAAAtgtaaaaagaaccaaaaaaaaaaaaaaaaaaaaagatacccgTGTTatgttatttctattttttaaccaGTTTCTAATGTATACAATCATGAAATTGAAAGCAGTCTGCAGGAAGTGCATATATAAGAAGCTCTCAGATGAGGAGGTTGATTTCTGCCCTGTATGCAAGATCGATCTTGGCTGTCTTCCAGTGGAGAAACTCAGGTCAGATCTTTGTCTCTACCCCCACCAGTTCGAGTTTTTCTATTTAGAACTTAGTGTATTGGTCAATTTGATTACATTTTTCCAAGACTTCATTTATAGGTGAATTGCATATAATTGTTGGTGCTGTAAATCCACTGGATAGGAATGTACTCTTTAACATAGTGGTTAACACAGTACATGTTACCCTTTTGAAATAGGTTATTGCTGGTTAGGCTGTGCACATTCTTCATTTTATTTGGCAAGCTTCTAGACATTTTGTTCTACAAATACATTGATTTGCATTACTGTTAGAGTGTATGGAAGCTATTTTAAGATGTGTTCATGCATACTAAAGGATTCTCATTGATGAAATGCAGACCAGACCACAATTTGCAAGATATTCGGGCCAAGATCTTTCCTCTTAGGAGGAGAAAAATCAATGCACCTGAAGTTACCACCCCAATATCATTGCCAGTGAAAAGGAAGGAGCGATCACTTTCTTCATTGGTGGTCAGCACTCCCAAAGTGCCGATACAAACTGGCTTGACTGGAAGGAGAACAAAAGCTGTTGCAAGAAAGGCTGCTGCTTTACGTGGATGCAGTTTTGCTGTTGAAGGATCTATCAAGAGAGAAGATTCTGTAGAAGATCATCCAGCAAGCTCGAGCTCACCTGAATCTCAAGTCAAATTCACTAGAAATAAAATGCAGGTAACGTCCATGTTAGTTAAAATTGATACTAATGCAAAATGCTTCTTATTGGCAATTCACCATCCCTTCATTCTGTTAATGAAGGATTCTTCCCTGGCTGAGCCTTCCAATGATCAAAAGCgtaacaaagagaaagagaatgaTGGTGAAGCAACAGAAGGAAAAGCTGATTTGTGGACACCCTTAAATTGTCTTGTAGAAGCTGCAAACAGGACCAAGTCATCTAAGTCTAATACGCAGGGGTTGACTCTTCCCAAATCAGAGCCACAGAATGCCCATGATAGTGAATTATCTATCCGTGGAAATAAAACTGAAGCAGAATCGCTAAATGCTGACAGTGAAATTTATATgcctaaaacaaaaatgaaggaGCCTGATCATACGAAAGTAAAGAATAACAGTAATGGGACAACCTTGCTTCCTGGACCAGTCAAACGTAGAAGGCTACGTGCATCAAATCGTAACAGGGCAGCACCATCTGGAGAGCTGTGTGCCTCGGCTCAAGTCATGCTGGATGCATCTGGGGCCATTAGGTGCAGAAGAAATAGTCCAATTTGGTTCTCATTGGTTGCTTCTGAAGATAGGTGAGATGTTTCTTTGATTTGAAATTCTATATCATTACatggatttatatatatggatcttgattgagatacctCCATGTTGATTTCTGATTTGCTGGTCAATGGCTTTAGGAAAGGAGATGTTTCATTGCCACAGATAGATGCTTGTTACTTGAGAATAAAGTGAGTACCTTTGGTTCCATTAAGTGCTTCAAACTTTACCTGCTTTAAGATTTCTACTTCATATTTCATTATATCTGGACTTGTGTAACAGAAAATATATGGGTTGATTTTTTGCATGCTCAGCAAATTTAAACTTCTACAAGTGTACCGAAGTAAAGattgaagaaaatttttgtGGAAGAAGCACACTAATTTGAATTTGGTAGAATTACTATCCAGCAAGCCTTAAACAGCTTTGTAATGCATGCATCGCAGAACCTACCATTGCATTTTATCTTCATACCACTTGCTTCTTATGCATGCTCAACATTTTGAGGAGGTTTAGTATACGACCAATTCGTAAAAGTTTTTAACTTCTTCTTAAATCTTAGCTGCTCCCTGCATTTACCTTTCTGTTTATGCTTGTGGTTTCAGTTGCAGGCCCACAAACATTGAGTTCTGAGTCTTCTGATCATAATATCATGCTAGTTTAAGAAAATGGAAATCATATTTATGCCAACAGCGAAAATGTAGTAAAGTGGTGACCTTAGTTGGTCTCCTCCTTAATTTGTGCAACAGTATTTGAGTAGCAATGTGGAGGAGAAATTTCCCTCATTCAGTAATCGTTATGCTCTTTCAAATTGGTTGTCCTGTTGGCGTGACATCCACACCTTGTCAACCAAATGCTGAATCTGAAGTAACAGAATGAAATATCAGTTTGTAACTCTAGCAACTCAAAGACGGTATTAGAATAATTTAGGGAAAATAATATACATCTAATGGGAAatccaatgaaaaagaaaataaatgctGGTCTGTGAGGTCTCACTTGTATTGACTTATTTTCTTCCCCAGGGATGGTAAAATGCCAGTCTCGTTTATCCAAAAGTACCTCGTAAAGAAACTTCATCTTACCAGTGAAGCTGAGGTGAGTTCATTGTAGTTGCCTTCCAACGAAACTAAGAATTGTACTTGTTTTATCTTTATAAattcttttcttcctttattattttatgtgttataATATGATCATTATGCTGCAAATTTtacttttcatatataaatacattgtaTTTTGAGATGAAATATCTCATCTTCAAAGAATTTGATcgtaaatttttttcttgctgCCTTATAGGTGGAGATAATGTGCCGGGGTCAGCCAGTGCTTCCTTCATTGCAATTACAGCACCTGGTAGATCTGTGGTTTCGGACAGGATCAACGGCCAAAAAAGTACCGGCATCTGTTGGCTCCTCAGCCAAAGACTTTGTGATGGTTCTCTCATATTGTCGAAAGGTTTAAAAGCTCTTAAAAAGAGCTTATTTgaagtgttttttctttttagtcaGTCTCGTAGTTTACATCAATTTTCCAATACGTACTGTCAGATCTATgtggttttataaaaattaagtcTGATCGACCATGTGTGTTAATTTTGCACCATGCACGTCATTTACATGCGTGAATTCTTTGattgttttatttcatttatttaacaATATTATCATGTACAGTATATATAATGCTCTCACGGTCTGCTTCTGTCAGCTTTGGATATTTTCTTGTGATATAACTTGGTCATCATTCCTAGTAAAGAACAAAAGGTATGCACCCATTTAcccacaaaaccaaaaaaagaaaaaaaaaaaaaaaaaggaaagagaaaaaaaagggggtaCGCACCCTCGTGAAAGCCGTTTCAACTTTTGGATTTATTTGAGGTTGCACTGTTGCTGCACCAACTGCACAGATTCTAAAGCAGCATGATGACAGCCTATATAATTGCTCGttagaaaatagtttttctGGTAGACTTGACTACACTTTTGCAACCTCTTGCTTGCAgtattcaattttcaattttctcaatTGATTGCCTGAGTTTTGAAGAAAGATAAGAAAAGAGAATCAGCTTACTCTTACGTACGTTGCATAACGTTATGCTCCTGTAGATGCTCTTATTCAACGAAGGGAAAACGAAAACAGAAACAGAACAGAACAGGATCATGGAAAATTTCATTTCAATGTGCCAAATAGAGGAGCTCTTTATTGGTACTTGACCCAACTAAAAAAGAGGTACAACTTCTTATTGTTTGGTGCAATCGGTGGGCTTGAAAGAGACCACCATTCTTTCTAGATCGAGACCAATCAAGAAATCGGATTGAGCGAAGTTTCCATACACTCCTCCAT includes:
- the LOC107412148 gene encoding E3 ubiquitin protein ligase DRIP2 isoform X2, translated to MPFGERNLYRERLNRREMTGQVVKVKRETLEACMTCPLCHKLLKEATTISLCLHTFCRKCIYKKLSDEEVDFCPVCKIDLGCLPVEKLRPDHNLQDIRAKIFPLRRRKINAPEVTTPISLPVKRKERSLSSLVVSTPKVPIQTGLTGRRTKAVARKAAALRGCSFAVEGSIKREDSVEDHPASSSSPESQVKFTRNKMQDSSLAEPSNDQKRNKEKENDGEATEGKADLWTPLNCLVEAANRTKSSKSNTQGLTLPKSEPQNAHDSELSIRGNKTEAESLNADSEIYMPKTKMKEPDHTKVKNNSNGTTLLPGPVKRRRLRASNRNRAAPSGELCASAQVMLDASGAIRCRRNSPIWFSLVASEDRKGDVSLPQIDACYLRINKFKLLQVYRSKD
- the LOC107412148 gene encoding E3 ubiquitin protein ligase DRIP2 isoform X1, coding for MPFGERNLYRERLNRREMTGQVVKVKRETLEACMTCPLCHKLLKEATTISLCLHTFCRKCIYKKLSDEEVDFCPVCKIDLGCLPVEKLRPDHNLQDIRAKIFPLRRRKINAPEVTTPISLPVKRKERSLSSLVVSTPKVPIQTGLTGRRTKAVARKAAALRGCSFAVEGSIKREDSVEDHPASSSSPESQVKFTRNKMQDSSLAEPSNDQKRNKEKENDGEATEGKADLWTPLNCLVEAANRTKSSKSNTQGLTLPKSEPQNAHDSELSIRGNKTEAESLNADSEIYMPKTKMKEPDHTKVKNNSNGTTLLPGPVKRRRLRASNRNRAAPSGELCASAQVMLDASGAIRCRRNSPIWFSLVASEDRKGDVSLPQIDACYLRIKDGKMPVSFIQKYLVKKLHLTSEAEVEIMCRGQPVLPSLQLQHLVDLWFRTGSTAKKVPASVGSSAKDFVMVLSYCRKV